Part of the Paenibacillus guangzhouensis genome is shown below.
CATCGGGATTTCTAGAAATTCGAGCCTGTTCCGCAGCTCCGCCGGATCGATGTTCCCGGCAGCCCACCGCGCCATCACATTGTCACGGAGAATATCGAGTTGATTCTGGACAATGTAGGCTTGCCGGTCTGCTTGTTCCAGCTTCTGAACCGTGCTCATGACCGTCTCCGTTAATTCCTTCATATTCACCGGCTTCAGCAGATAGTTCTCAATCCCGAGCCGCATGCCTTCCTTCACGTAGCTGAATTCGTTGTACCCGCTTAGCACGATGAACTTCATATGCGGATAGAGCGGCTTCAACCGTTCGATCAAGGCCAAGCCGTTCATATCGCGCATCATAATGTCCGTGATGAGAATATCCACCTGAGAGCCGATCTGCTGCAGGATCTCAAAAGCTTCCGTACCGTCGTAAGCTTTGCCTGCAAGCGTGATGCCGAACTCTTCCCAGTCGATCACCGTTGTTAGACCTTGCAGAATGAAAGGCTCATCATCCACGATAAATACGTTACGCATATAGTTCTCCTCCTTGGCTTGCTGGTATTTTCATCGTAATCAGAGTGCCTTGGCCCGGAACCGACTCCACCCGTATGCCATAAGTAGGACCGAAGCAGATTTTAATCCGTTCATGCGTATTCATCAGACCGATCGATTGGCTGGCTGCTTCCTCGGTCACCTCGGTATTCAGCTTCTGCCTAATGGACTCGAGCTTCTCGGGCGCGATGCCACTGCCGTTATCCTTGATCGTGATCATGAGCACGTCATCTTCCATGGCGGCTTGAATCCAGATGCGATTATCGGTACGTGACATGACCAGCCCATGTACGATGTAATTCTCAATGATCGGTTGAATGGACAGCTTCAGCACTCGCAGGCTCATCAGCTCCGGTTCAATATCGATCTCATACGAGAAATTTTGCATATAGCGAATGCGGAACAGGTCCAGATACAGGCTGCAATATTCGATCTCATTTTCGAGCGGGACGATTGTATCGCGCCGTACAGAGTACCGGAATAACGTCGACAGAATGTAGATCATCTCGCCGACATCCTCCGCTTGATAGGAGAGGGCTCGCATGCGAATCGCTTCGAGCGTGTTGTACAGAAAATGCGGTTTGATCTGCGCTTGGAACGCCACCAGCTCCGCTTGCTTCTGCCTGATCTCCGAGACATAGACACGGTCGATATATCGCGTCAAATCTTCGGTCATATGGTTGAAGCGATCCGCGATCTGGAAGAGCTCATCTTCCTTCTCCATCGTAATCCGTACGGATAAATCTCCGCTGCGCAGCTTCTCCATCGCCCGTACTATCGTTCTCGTCCGCCTGGAGAAATTCACGATCGTAAAATACGTCAGGCCCATCGCGGCAACGATGACGAGGCTCGTGACGAGCATTAACGTATTCCTTAGGCCAACCATACTATCCGACATCTCGCGCTTCGGAATGACGCCGACGATCCAATATCCGAAACGATTCGTCGTCTGCACATTCACATAGGAAGGTTCCTCGAATTGTTGGGTGGAGGAGGACGAGTTGAGCTGTGACATATATGGATATTTGGCGCCGTAATATCGATTCGAAGAATCGAAGACGACGTTGCCGTTCGGTGTTAGGACGAGCACATAGCCCTTCATTTCGCTCCAATTATTCTGGAACGCGCGATAGATCCCGTCGGAATTATAGTCGATGATAAGATTGCCGTCCGTCTCTAGCGTCGTCAGATTCGTAATGTTGCTGACGGTCGTGATGCTCTTGGGCGTAATGACATATTGGTTTAGGACGTTCTGGAGGTCATGGTTCACCGGATAGTAGGTCTGCGTGTCTTTCGTAAGGAGCAGAATAAAATTTTTCTTGGAGCTGTAGAGTCCGATTGTCCGAATGTCTGAGAACGTATTCAACTGTATGCGCAGGAAATTGAACACATCTCGCCTTCGAATGCCGGTATCGCTGAATTGCGACAGTCGTTCATCCAAATAATCCGAGAAGCTATTTCTCAGAAATGACAGCGCGTCATCCAGCAGGGTAGAAGAGCCATCTTGATAAATCTGCTGAATAATCTGCTGGGAAGCCGCATGGCGCGCATCTAGATAGCTGCCGATGCTCGACAGCACATGGTTGTTCGCATCCAGCTCTTTTTTGATCTGATTGTTGCTGTAATACGTAAAGACGAAGACGGATAGCGTCGCCAGCGACACGATCGTGATCAGGGAGTAGATCATCAAGATTTTATTGAACAATTTTTGTTTGAAGTGTTTCTGGTAGAAGTCAATCATCGGACGCATAGGTGTCTACTCCTTTGTATGTATACGCTTACACGAGTGAGAATTCCTACCTTTTTAATTAAGGGGAATCCCAACATTTATTGTACTGTCTTGGCAAATAGAAAGGAATACGTTCTTTGTTTTATCCACTTCGACTTTTGATTTGTCCACTTTAGAGAACGCTTACATTGCTGTAGAGTTAGGCATATAAACAAATGACGAGCTGAGGGGGGACAACATGAAAGGTTTAATGCGCTGGCTGAAGCTGGTTGGCCGTAATAAAGCTCTGCTCCTGATGGTACTGCCGGGATTCGTATGGTTTCTGCTCTTCTGTTACTTGCCGATGCCGGGAGCATTAATTGCATTCAAGGATTATCAGTTCAGCCGAGACGGATTCTTAGCGAGCATGATCGAGAGTGATTGGGTCGGGTTCAAAAACTTCGAGTACCTGTTCAAGACGGAGGACGCTTATCTGATCGTGCGGAACACACTGCTCTACAACACTGCCTTTATCATTCTCGGGACATTTTTCGCCGTGCTTGTCGCGATTGTCATTAGTGAGATTGCGAACAAGAAGCTGGCCAAAATTTATCAAACCGGCATGTTCCTGCCGCATTTTCTATCGTGGGTTATCGTGAGTTACTTCGTATTCAGCTTCCTAAGCGTGGATAAAGGGGTACTGAACCAGTTCTTGACCTGGATCGGCCTAGATCCGGAATTCTGGTATTCGGAGACGAAGTTCTGGCCGTACATTCTCATTATCGTAAACCTGTGGAAGGGTGTCGGATACGGCAGCGTCATCTATTTGGCGGCGATTGTCGGTATCGACAAGTCGTATTTCGAAGCGGCGATGATCGACGGGGCCAGCAAATGGCAGCAAATTCGCAACATTACGATTCCGATGATTACACCGATTATCGTTATCATGTTCATCCTCGCTGTAGGGGGTATTTTCCGGGCGGACTTCGGACTGTTCTATCAAGTGCCGCGCGATACCGGCGCACTCTATCCGGTTACGAATGTCATTGACACGTTCGTCTATCGCGGACTGAAGGTCACGGGCAATATTGGCATGAGTACCGCAGCGGGACTCTATCAAGCGGTGGTCGGCTTCATTCTTGTCTTAACCACGAACTTTATCGTACGCAAAATTAACAAAGAACAAGCGTTATTCTAACGTCCACGGACATCCCGTGTTCCGTGACCGACATCTTTAGCGAGAGGGGGAACTCTACTTTGGAACATCGAACCGCCGTTGATCCACACCCGCAAGCAAATAAGCACGCAGCGAAGAAGCTTCGGAACATTCACCATTTGTCACCGTTCTGGAATGCTATAGCACATCTTGGGATCGGATTATTTTCACTCGCTTGCGTCTATCCGTTTTTGTTCGTAGTCGTGCTATCCTTCACGGATGAGACGGCGTTAGCAAAGAATGGGTATTCCATTATTCCGGAGAAGTGGTCCGTCGATGCTTACACTTACCTGTTCAAAACAGGCGATCAGCTGCTTCGATCCTACGGGGTCACGCTGTTCATCACCGTCGTAGGAACGCTGCTCACTCTGATCATCGTGTCCTTATATGCGTATGCGATTTCCCGCAGTTACTTTCATTTTCGAGGTTTTTTCTCCTTCGTTGCCTTCTTCACGATGCTGTTCGGGGGCGGGTTAGTCCCATCTTATATCGTCGTGACGCAGGTGCTGCATTTGAAGGATACGATGTGGGCGTTAATTCTCCCGATGTGCGTCAGTGCATTCTCGATCTTGATTATGCGAACCTTCTTCAAGACGATGGTGCCTGATGCCATTATCGAATCGGGCAAAATTGACGGTGCAGGCGAATTCCGCGTCTTCCTGTACCTGGTGTTACCGATTTCTCTGCCGGGCCTAGCAACGATTGGATTGTTCGCAGCCCTTGGATATTGGAACGACTGGTTCAACGCGCTGCTCTATATTGACGATGCAAGATTGCTGCCGTTGCAATCCTTACTGATGAAGGTAGAGACGAATATCCAATTTATTCTCCAAAATGCGGGATTGGCAGGTGCAGGGGACCGAACCGATATGGTTCGAACGTTGCCGGCCGAGACGACACGGATGGCGATGGTTGTGCTGGCTACCGTGCCGATCATATTCGCATATCCTTTCTTCCAGCGTTATTTCGTGCAAGGTTTGACGATTGGCGCGGTGAAGGAATAGCGCCGAAGGGATATACGTTGAACGAATATCATTATAGCGGCTAAGGAACGAAGAGGAAGCTTGAGCTTGGAGGAGTGATAACGTTCGCCTTTGTTGTCGGATTTCCTCTATAACTTAATCATTCAAGAAATCCGACAACAACAGCGACCGGAAGGCCAAGCTTTCTCGTAGTGACTGCTAGCAGGTACCAAGCCATCTGTTCGTTCAATCTATATACAGGTATAACTCAAAATAAAAGGGAGGAAGACAGAGATGAGAAAAAGTGTACTACTCGTATTGACCTTCATCATGCTTGCTTCAGTTGCGCTTGCAGGCTGCGGCAGCAGCAAGGATGCCAAACCCAGCGAGGGAACGAAAGACACAGGAACGACCGATACGCAGCAAACGACGCAAGAGAAGAAAGCTGATCCAGTGACGCTGTTATGGTATACCATTGGCGGTCCGCAGAAAGACCAAGATAAAGTACTTACTGAGGTTAATAAATATTTGCAAGAGAAAATCAACGTGAAGCTGGATATGAAAGTTATCGATTGGGGCGACTATTCGCAGAAAATGCAAGTTATCGCCGCTTCGGGTGAGCCGTTCGATATCGCGTTCACGAGTTCATGGGCCTTCAACTATGTGGAGGGGGCACGAAAAGGCTATTTCCTAGAGTTGGATGACTTGATCAACCAACATGGCCAAGGCATCAAGGAAGTGCTGAACCCGGCGTTCCTCGAAGGTTCTAAGGTCAACGGCCATAACTATGCGATTCCAACGAATAAAGAGCTTCCGGCACAAGCCGTGTGGCGGTTCAACAAGAACCTGGTCGACAAATACAAATTAGACATTACAAAAGCAACAACACTGGAGAGCCTCGCACCGATGCTGAAGGCTGTCAAGGAAGGCGAACCGGATGTGTATCCGATTCCTTCGAACATTGGGATGTACCTTCCGTTTGATTTTGCATTAGAAGGCATTCCGGTTGGAGTGTCTATGAACACAACGGATTTCAAGATGGTGAATATTTGGGAGTCAGCAGAAGCGAAGCAAGTGTTCAAAACGATGCGCGAGTACTACCAAGCGGGATACTTGCCGCCGGATGTAGCGACGAAGCAAGGTAATGATTTCGAGAAGACGGGCAAATGGCTCGTGGATAAGCAGCACACCGTACCATTCGCCGACATTCAATGGTCAGACAGCATGAAGTATCCAATCGTCTCGACCCCAATGCATGAGCCGCTCGTATTCAACTGGTCTGTAACGGGCTCGATGCAGGCGATTTCATCCAAAACCAAATATCCGCAGCAAGCGATGGAGTTCTTGAATTTGCTGAATACGGATAAATATCTGCGCAACTTGATTAATAACGGGATTGAAGGCGTGCACTACAAACGTCTGACGGAAGATACGTACGAGCCGATACCGGATTCCGGCTACAGCATGCCGTCCTTCACGCTTGGCAACATGTTCTTGCTTGATAAACTCAAAGCTGATCCAGCGGATAAGTGGGAGCAATATAAGAAATTCAATGATTCTGCGAAAAATGCACCGCTGCTTGGGTTCCAATTCGACCCAACGAATGTCATGACAGAAATCGCGAACGTGAAGAATGCGGTCGATGAATTCGGTCCTTCCTTCAACACAGGTTCGGTAGATCCAGAGAAAATGCTGCCAAAAGCGATTGAGAAGCTGAAGGCGCAAGGCATCGATAAGATTATTGCAGAAGCACAGAGGCAGCTTGACGCTTGGCGCGCAAGCAAATAAGACGATGATCGGCAGACCTTCTGCTGCGAGAGGAATCCTTCTCTTCGCGGTAGGAGGTCTTTTGTCATCGGGTGGGGGTATTCCATCATTTCTGGGTAGGATTGGGAAAAACATGTCCATTTATATGATATTCGTCATACTTGTCACCTGACGTTCATGACTACTCGGCGGATAGGGGATTTTTCTATACTGAAGGTAGAATAGACCCGTTGCGTGGATTGGCTATACCATGCATGAGCCCAAGGAGGACATGACACGATGACACAAGCGAGCGTCGCTCATTTGAAGAAAGAAATGGTTCCCTATGAGAAGAGCAGCTTAAAGACGAGTATTCGTCAGATGTTGAATACAATTGTACCTTTAATTTTGTTATGGATTGCGGCCTACGCTAGTCTGTCCGTATCGTACTGGCTTACGCTGCCAATCGCGATCGTCGCATCGGGGTTTGTGATTCGCACGTTTATTATTTTTCATGACTGCTGTCATCAATCCTTCTTCAAGAGCCGCCGGGCCAATGATATTCTCGGTACGATCACCGGTGTGTTGACACTTGTTCCGTATCAGCAATGGAAGAACAGCCATTCGATTCACCATGCAACGAGCAGCAACCTCGACAAACGGGGCGTTGGCGATATGTGGGTGATGACGGTGGATGAATATATCGCAGCACCAACGCTGCAGCGTCTGGCTTACCGATTCTATCGCAATCCGTTCGTTATGCTGGTTCTTGGACCGATTTTTATCTTTGTTATTAGCTACCGGTTCAATCGCAAAGGCGCGAAGCGGAAAGAACGCCTGAACACCTATCTGATGAATGTACTCATCGTAGCGCTCTACGCACTGCTATGCTGGGCCATTGGTTGGCAGGCATTCCTCTTGGTTCAGGTTCCGATTATTTTCGTATCGGGTATGCTCGGCATTTGGTTATTCTACGTGCAGCATCAGTTCGAGGATTCGTACTTCGAGCATGAGGATGAGTGGAGTTATGTGCTTGCTGCCGTGGAAGGAAGCTCATATTATAAGCTGCCGAAGGTATTGCAGTGGATCACTGGCAACATCGGGTTCCACCACGTTCATCACCTTAGCCCGAAGGTGCCGAACTACCTGCTGGAGCAAGCGCATGACGAGACACCGCCATTGCAGCATGCGACGACGATCACGCTCCGCACAAGCTTGGAATCGCTGCGGTTCCGTCTATGGGACGAAGAGCGCAAGACCTTCGTGAGCTTCAAGCAAATCAGGCATTTGCTGAAGAAGCCGGCCCATACGGTCTCTGTGCAACCTGTGAAAAATCGCCGGCCAAGCGTGCAAAGCAAGTAACTGCTGTATGCTCGGATATGATAAGATACTAGTAACGTATCGCATCAAGGATAGGGAGGGGCAGCCTTGCAGAAATGGTATCAAATTTTCCACCGCAGTACGGGGCTTAGTCCGTATGTGTGGGTTGTCTTCTACATTCTCCCGTTCTACTTCATATTCCGCTCGTCGTCTCCTTACGAGGTGGCGATGGGGATCATTATGATATTGGCCTTTTTCGGCTGCTATGTGCTGTCCTTTGTCTCCAAAGGATGGCTTGTCTATTTCTGGACATCGATTCAAATTCTGATCTCGATCACGATGACCATATTGTTCGGTTATGTTTATTTCGGTCTGTTCCTGGCGTTCTTCATTGGGAATATTCATCATCGGGTCGGATTTATTACCTTGTATACGATTCATTTGATTACGACACTCGTTACGATCAACATCGGGTTCGTGACGAAAAATCCGATTATGATTACGCAGATTCCATTCGTTCTGGTCAGCTTGATCGCCGTTATTCTGCTGCCTGTGACGACGTATTTCCGGAACAAGCGCGAGAAGCTGGAAGTGCAGCTCGAGGACGCGAACAAACGGATCTCTGAGCTGGTGAAGCTGGAGGAGCGGCAGCGGATTGCTCGGGATTTGCACGATACGCTTGGACAGAAACTATCGTTAATCGGATTAAAAAGCGACCTCGCGGGAAAGCTCATCACGAAGGACCCGGCAAGCGCGCTCGCTGAGATTCAAGACGTGCGTCAGACGGCAAGACATGCGCTGAAGGAAGTGCGGGAAATGGTCACGCAAATGCGAGGAACGAGTCTGGAAGACGAGATGTTCCGCGTGAAGCAGATTCTGAAGGCGGCCTTCATCGAATGCCATGTCGAGGGCGACCTCAAGCTTACCAACACTTCGCTGCTCGTCGAGAACGTCATTAGCATGTGCCTGAAGGAAGCCGTGACGAATGTGGTCAAACATAGCAGCGCGTCGCTCTGCGATATTCGTATCATGCCTTCGCGGACAGAACTCACGATACAAGTTATGGACAATGGTGTGGGGTTAACGAATGAAGCGATGTGCAGACGGGGGAACGGATTGCGCGGGATGAAGGAACGGCTTGAATTCGTGAACGGAAGCATGGAGATTCGTTCCGAATCCGGGACGACCCTAACCATTCGTGTACCGAATATCGTGAATCAACCGGAAAAGGAGGTGGTCGTATGATTCGAATCGTGATCGCAGAGGATCAGCGGATGCTGCTTGGCGCACTGGCATCATTGCTTGACTTGGAAGAGGATATGGAAGTGGTGGGCCGGGCGAGCAATGGCGAAGATGCCGTAAAGCTCGTTCACCAGCATCGTCCGGATATCGTCGTGATGGATATTGAGATGCCTGGCAAGAATGGACTCGTAGC
Proteins encoded:
- a CDS encoding ABC transporter substrate-binding protein, with the protein product MRKSVLLVLTFIMLASVALAGCGSSKDAKPSEGTKDTGTTDTQQTTQEKKADPVTLLWYTIGGPQKDQDKVLTEVNKYLQEKINVKLDMKVIDWGDYSQKMQVIAASGEPFDIAFTSSWAFNYVEGARKGYFLELDDLINQHGQGIKEVLNPAFLEGSKVNGHNYAIPTNKELPAQAVWRFNKNLVDKYKLDITKATTLESLAPMLKAVKEGEPDVYPIPSNIGMYLPFDFALEGIPVGVSMNTTDFKMVNIWESAEAKQVFKTMREYYQAGYLPPDVATKQGNDFEKTGKWLVDKQHTVPFADIQWSDSMKYPIVSTPMHEPLVFNWSVTGSMQAISSKTKYPQQAMEFLNLLNTDKYLRNLINNGIEGVHYKRLTEDTYEPIPDSGYSMPSFTLGNMFLLDKLKADPADKWEQYKKFNDSAKNAPLLGFQFDPTNVMTEIANVKNAVDEFGPSFNTGSVDPEKMLPKAIEKLKAQGIDKIIAEAQRQLDAWRASK
- a CDS encoding ABC transporter permease; its protein translation is MKGLMRWLKLVGRNKALLLMVLPGFVWFLLFCYLPMPGALIAFKDYQFSRDGFLASMIESDWVGFKNFEYLFKTEDAYLIVRNTLLYNTAFIILGTFFAVLVAIVISEIANKKLAKIYQTGMFLPHFLSWVIVSYFVFSFLSVDKGVLNQFLTWIGLDPEFWYSETKFWPYILIIVNLWKGVGYGSVIYLAAIVGIDKSYFEAAMIDGASKWQQIRNITIPMITPIIVIMFILAVGGIFRADFGLFYQVPRDTGALYPVTNVIDTFVYRGLKVTGNIGMSTAAGLYQAVVGFILVLTTNFIVRKINKEQALF
- a CDS encoding sensor histidine kinase, producing the protein MQKWYQIFHRSTGLSPYVWVVFYILPFYFIFRSSSPYEVAMGIIMILAFFGCYVLSFVSKGWLVYFWTSIQILISITMTILFGYVYFGLFLAFFIGNIHHRVGFITLYTIHLITTLVTINIGFVTKNPIMITQIPFVLVSLIAVILLPVTTYFRNKREKLEVQLEDANKRISELVKLEERQRIARDLHDTLGQKLSLIGLKSDLAGKLITKDPASALAEIQDVRQTARHALKEVREMVTQMRGTSLEDEMFRVKQILKAAFIECHVEGDLKLTNTSLLVENVISMCLKEAVTNVVKHSSASLCDIRIMPSRTELTIQVMDNGVGLTNEAMCRRGNGLRGMKERLEFVNGSMEIRSESGTTLTIRVPNIVNQPEKEVVV
- a CDS encoding fatty acid desaturase, with the translated sequence MTQASVAHLKKEMVPYEKSSLKTSIRQMLNTIVPLILLWIAAYASLSVSYWLTLPIAIVASGFVIRTFIIFHDCCHQSFFKSRRANDILGTITGVLTLVPYQQWKNSHSIHHATSSNLDKRGVGDMWVMTVDEYIAAPTLQRLAYRFYRNPFVMLVLGPIFIFVISYRFNRKGAKRKERLNTYLMNVLIVALYALLCWAIGWQAFLLVQVPIIFVSGMLGIWLFYVQHQFEDSYFEHEDEWSYVLAAVEGSSYYKLPKVLQWITGNIGFHHVHHLSPKVPNYLLEQAHDETPPLQHATTITLRTSLESLRFRLWDEERKTFVSFKQIRHLLKKPAHTVSVQPVKNRRPSVQSK
- a CDS encoding carbohydrate ABC transporter permease — translated: MEHRTAVDPHPQANKHAAKKLRNIHHLSPFWNAIAHLGIGLFSLACVYPFLFVVVLSFTDETALAKNGYSIIPEKWSVDAYTYLFKTGDQLLRSYGVTLFITVVGTLLTLIIVSLYAYAISRSYFHFRGFFSFVAFFTMLFGGGLVPSYIVVTQVLHLKDTMWALILPMCVSAFSILIMRTFFKTMVPDAIIESGKIDGAGEFRVFLYLVLPISLPGLATIGLFAALGYWNDWFNALLYIDDARLLPLQSLLMKVETNIQFILQNAGLAGAGDRTDMVRTLPAETTRMAMVVLATVPIIFAYPFFQRYFVQGLTIGAVKE
- a CDS encoding sensor histidine kinase is translated as MRPMIDFYQKHFKQKLFNKILMIYSLITIVSLATLSVFVFTYYSNNQIKKELDANNHVLSSIGSYLDARHAASQQIIQQIYQDGSSTLLDDALSFLRNSFSDYLDERLSQFSDTGIRRRDVFNFLRIQLNTFSDIRTIGLYSSKKNFILLLTKDTQTYYPVNHDLQNVLNQYVITPKSITTVSNITNLTTLETDGNLIIDYNSDGIYRAFQNNWSEMKGYVLVLTPNGNVVFDSSNRYYGAKYPYMSQLNSSSSTQQFEEPSYVNVQTTNRFGYWIVGVIPKREMSDSMVGLRNTLMLVTSLVIVAAMGLTYFTIVNFSRRTRTIVRAMEKLRSGDLSVRITMEKEDELFQIADRFNHMTEDLTRYIDRVYVSEIRQKQAELVAFQAQIKPHFLYNTLEAIRMRALSYQAEDVGEMIYILSTLFRYSVRRDTIVPLENEIEYCSLYLDLFRIRYMQNFSYEIDIEPELMSLRVLKLSIQPIIENYIVHGLVMSRTDNRIWIQAAMEDDVLMITIKDNGSGIAPEKLESIRQKLNTEVTEEAASQSIGLMNTHERIKICFGPTYGIRVESVPGQGTLITMKIPASQGGELYA